The nucleotide window CTAAAGTGCTTATAAAAGATGAAGCTAAAGGGCAAACGCCTCTTGATATGAATGCTTTTAGCGACTTAGGCTTGACTCCTAATATTGGAATATTTGATAATGAAATAGAAGTTTTGGGTTCTAAATCTTTAATGAGAGAAGTTATTGATAGCTTAGGGCTCGGAGTGTCTTATTACAAAGAAGGGAAAATTAAAAAGGTAGAACTTTATAAGAAAACTCCAGTTTATGTTACAGTAACAAATCAGTCGGCTTCAGGGTGGTTCGTTTTGGATAAAAGTGAAACGGAAGACGGCAAATACACAATAAAAGATTTGGATTCGGATTTCTCTGCTACATTTTCTTTCGCAGAGGAGGTCTTGTCTCCTTGGGGAGTGCTTTCTTTTGCTGAAAATCCTTTTTCCTCAACCGATTATCCTATAGATGTTTTTATACACAGTCCTCTGTGGATGCCGCAAATAAGTATATCTCCTTTGAATAAGGCGACAACGGTTGTTAATGTGTCTACGGTAACGCCAGTGGGAGAGAAGGGTGTTGATATGATAAATACATTAGTTGCTATATATAACAAAAAGGCTATTGATGAAAAGACATTAGTAGCTCGTAATACTATAGAGTTTATAACAGCAAGAGAGGAAGATTTATTTAAGGATCTTCAAAATGCAGAACAAGGTGTTGCTAATTATAAAATTTCTTCAGGTTTAACTAATATAGAAGCCGAAGCTAGTCTGTTTTTAAGTGCTCAAACGGAATACTCTAAACAGATTTCGGATTTGGAAATACAGTTAAATGTTTTGAAACAAGTGAAATCGTATATCAACGACCCTCACAATATTGGAAATGTAGCTCCTGCTAATATAGGTTTGACAGATCAAACGATATTGTCTCTTATGAAAGACTATAATGAACAGATTATATCTAAGAATGCAGCCACGTTGGGTTTAAAAGCTGGCAATCCAGTGGTAAAGGAATATGATGATAGAATAGCTCTTCTGAGAGAAGAGATGATTAAAGGTATGAACTTATTGGAAAGAAGTATGCAGACCAAGTTGCGCAGCTTAAAAGAACAAGAAGGTATTTATCTTGCAAAATCGTTAGGGCTCTCAAATCGTGAAAAAGAAGCTGGTGAATTGTATCGACAAAAAGAAACAAAAGCATCTCTTTATGTTTATCTTTTGCAAAAAAAGGAAGAAACGAGATTGTCTTTGGTGATGGCAACGCCTAATGCATTGGTGATAGATGCGGCAGAGGTGTATCCTGTGCCTGTAAAACCTAAAAGTCGAATAGTGCTTTTGGCTGCATTGTTGATTGGTATTATTATTCCTATTGTAATAGTTTATATAAAAGATCTTTTCGATAATAAATTACGGAATAAAGAACAGCTTAAGAAAACGGTAAAAGCTCCATTTCTGGGAGATATACCTCAGGCACAGGCTAATTCTCCATTTCCTGTATTGAATGTTCGTTCGGGTATTGCTGAAAAATTCCGAGTGGTGTCTTCTAATTTAAGCTTTATAACACCAAAGAATAAGGATACGGCTAATGTAATAATGGTTACATCATCGTTCAGTGGAGAGGGTAAAAGCTTTTTCTCTCGAAATTTAGCTATGAGTTTAGCAACTACAGGGCATAAGGCGTTATTGATTGATTTAGATATGCGAAAATCGGTTCTTAATGAAACCTTAGAAATGGGACAAGGTAAAGGTATTGCAATGTATTTATCGGACTCAAGCATTACATTCAAAGATATAGTCGATTCTGAGAGATGTCATAAAAACTTAGATATAATCCCAATAAAGGTATTCCCTCCTAATCCTGCTGAATTATTAGTGTCGGATCGTTTAGATTCGCTTTTTGAAGAGATTAAAGATAAGTATGATTATATAATTGTGGATACGGCGCCAGTGGGATTGGTAGCAGATGCCTATCGTATAGTTCAATATGCAGATGCAACAATATATGTAACAAGGGTAAATCATACGTACGTACAACAATTACAAGATATTCAGTCTATATACAAAGACAATAAGTTGGGTCATTTAACAACGGTATTAAATGCGGTTCCTAAGGAAGGCCGTTATGGGTATGGTTATAGTTATGGATATGGATCAAAGAAAGACAATAAATACTATAACGAAGATTGATGAATAATGTATTTAGTCTATTTTTTAAGACTTAGTTTTATAGAGCGAGCGAAGATTTTTTTTTCTTCGCTCGTTTTTTTTATTTGTGGTTGTTTGGTAAAATGCGATACATTTTGTGAAGGTGCATAGCTTTTGCTTGCCTTCACACTTTTCCTTTACTACTCAATTAGTTGCAAGGTGTTAAGGGAGTTGAAATAAAACTCCCTGTATACGCGTGCGCGAGCAAGCTTGCATTACAGTTAAGGCTGGAAGCCTTTTTAGAACTAAGAACTAAGAGTTATATGCTTCGCTTTGCGCTAACTTTTATACCCTTAGGTAACGCTATGCTCACCTAAGGTTATGGATATATCGCCCATTCGGGCTATCACCTATCTAAAGGGTGTATGTACATCAATTTTTAGCGGACACTAATGCGGCACACTACGTCTCTACTGTGCATTGCGATCGGCTTCGCTTTGCGCTAACTTTTAGTTTTTAGTTTTTAGTTTTTATCTTTTAACTTTTTTTCTTGCTTGCCTGTCGTTTCACCCGTATGAAACAGGTTGTTTTATTAGTATGAAACAAAGTGTTTCACCTATATGAAACAAGTGTTTTTAAACCGTGAAACGAATTATATCAAACCGAGAAACGGATCGTTTCAAAGTATGAAATGGATTATGTCTATGTATGAAACAAAAAGCGAAACGGCTTGAAGTAGGCTGTTTCGCTAATGTTGTTAAAGTTTTACTGGACAGCAATAATTTTTTTTTTGTCTCACTGAGAACATAAAAAACCGCAAAAGGTTTTAGATAAAGTGTTAATTATTTGGTTATTACTTCAAAAATACTTTTCTTTGTAGTCTAAAAGAATAAAATATAATGGAAAGAACGTTGGTTATCTACAAGCCCTGTACGGTTAAAAGAAGATTGTTGGGGGAGATTATTACTCGATTTGAAAGAAAAGGTTTACAACTTGTAGGTATGAAGATGGTCTGGTTGACCGACGAAATATTAACGGAACATTATATTCACTTAAAAGACAAATCATTTTTCCAAAGAGTAAAAGATGCAATGAGGGTAACTCCTGTTGTGGTTGCTTGTTGGGAGGGTCTTGATGCAGTTGCAGTGGTGAGAAATATTACGGGAGCAACTAACGGACGTAATGCTGCAGCAGGAACTATAAGAGGCGATTATAGTCTTAGTGTGCAAGAAAATATAGTGCACGCATCAGATTCTGTTGAGACGGCGAAACTTGAATTGGAAAGATTTTTTGATAAATCTGAATTGTTTGATTACGACTCTGGAACTATTCTTAGTTACTACGCTAACGATGAAATTTAATATTTACAAAAACAAGATGGCTAAAAATATCAAAAACACAATATTATTAATATTTATGCTTGTAGTGAGCATTTCAGCACAGGCTCAAACCCAAGACGATTATATTGCAAAACATAAATCAGATACAGAGAAAAAATTATTGTCGGAAAATGTTACTTCGGGTTTTGACCTTGTTGCGGTAGACTCTATGATGCTTCGTATGACAATGAAAGCTGAAGCTGAAGCTAAAATAGAGGAGCTTTATGAAGAACTTTGGGATACTCGATATGTTAAAGCGTATGGTAGTGTAGAGGTTCCAGATATTTTTACTTTAGACGTTTCGGGTTTTGTAATGCCAGTTGAAGGAAGAGTTACATCTAACTATGGTATGAGAAAAAGAAGATACCATTATGGAACAGATATTAAACTCCAAAGAGGGGATACTGTGCGTGCGGCTTTTGATGGAAAGGTTAGAGTTAGAAGATACGAACGTAGAGGCTATGGTTATTACATCGTTTTAAGACACAATAATGGGTTGGAGTCGGTGTATGGACACTTTTCTAAATTTTTAGTAGAACAAGATCAAGAGGTGAAGGCTGGAGATCCTATTGGTTTAGGGGGGAATACTGGGCGTTCATCTGGTCCGCATTTGCATTTAGAGTTCCGTTTCCTTGGTGTTGCTTTCGACCCAGCAGATATTATTGACTTCGATCAATTCTGTATGAAAGATGATGTTTATGTTTTCCAAAAGAAGAGATCGGGTAAGTATAGTAAAAACTCAAAGGCGGTATCAGGAAGTAGTGTTTTGGCTCAGAGCGACTCATCTGTGAAATACTATACAATAAAATCTGGCGACAATTTAGGCGCAATAGCTAAGCGTTATCGTACTACCGTAAGTAAGCTTTGTAAACTTAATAATATTAAGCAGACAACAATACTTAAAATCGGTCGCAGGTTAAGAGTCTCTTAAAATTCATTTATTTCATTCAAAAAACACTTGTTTATTTACTTTTTACATAAGTAAGTTGTATCTTTGCGTTCTATATTTAGAGTATGAATACAGTAGAGCAATTTGAAAATGTAATAACTATTTGTCGTAGTCTGTTTGAGAAAAAGCTTAAAGACTATGGAGCTTCTTGGCGTATTATGCGCCCTATGTCAATCACAGATCAGATATTTATTAAGGCTAAACGTATTAGAAGTTTAGAAATTAAAGGGTTTAGTAAAATAGATGAAGGTATTAGGCCGGAGTTTATAGGGATTATAAACTATGGAATAATAGGCCTGATTCAGCTCGAACTTGGTTTTGAGGATTCGATAGATATAAATCCAGAGGAGTCTCTTAAGTTATATGATAAATATATGACTCAAACTAAAGAGCTTATGTATGCCAAAAATCATGACTATGATGAGGCTTGGCGAGGAATGCGTATCTCTTCTTATACAGATTTAATCCTAACTAAAATTTATAGAACAAAAGAGATTGAAAGTAACGAAGGTAAAACGTTAGTCTCTGAAGGTGTTGATGCAAACTATATGGATATGGTAAATTATTCTCTTTTTGCATTGATAAAACTTGAATATGGCGAATAAACTTAATATACCAGTGAAAATAAAGCGTATAGTTGTAGAACTGTTAAGGGTTTCTATCGGACTTCTATTCTTGTTTTCTGGTTTTGTTAAAGCTGTAGATCTATGGGGTAGTGCTTATAAGTTTCAAGACTATTTTACTGCCTTTGGTTTAGATTTCTTTGATTTCTTATCGTTGCCAGCTTCTTTTTTTCTTTCAGCATTTGAATTTTCTTTGGGTCTTTGCTTGTTAGCAGGGGTTTATCGAAAAGTTACCAGTTTTATTATAGTCTTGTTTATGGGTTTTATGACCTGTTTAACTTTTTACTTGGCTATAGCTAATCCTGTGTCGGACTGTGGTTGCTTTGGAGATGCTTTTGTTATTTCTAATTGGGCAACTTTTGCTAAGAATATAATAATATTGCCAGCTTCAATATTGATGTTTGCGTGGCGAAAAGAGATGAGGTTTTTGTTTTCGAAGAAATCACGCTCTTTGGTATCTCTTTATAGTTGGGTATTTATTCTTGGAGTTTCGGTCTGTTCATTTCTTTATTTACCAATATTTGATTTTCGTCCTTATAAAATAGGAGTTAATATAGAAGAGCAAATGAGTATTCCTGAAGGAGCGGAAATGGATGAATTTGAGACTTATTTTATCTATGAGAAAAACGGAGAGAAACAACGATTTACAATAGATAATTATCCAAAAGAGGGCTCGGGGTGGGAGTTTGTAGATTCAGAAACTACACTAATAAAAAAAGGTTATGAACCTCCTATCTATGATTTTTCGGTAGCCGATGCAGATGGTTTTGATATTACAGACAATATATTAGCTAATGAAGATTATACATTTTTGTTAATCTCGCATAAATTAGAAAAGGCGAGCGACTCTAATATCGACAAGATAAATGAAGTGTATGATTATGCAAAGCAAAACGGTTATGATTTTTATTGTTTAACATCGTCAGGTTATCCTCAGATTGAGGAATGGAAAGAAAGTA belongs to Dysgonomonadaceae bacterium PH5-43 and includes:
- a CDS encoding tyrosine-protein kinase Etk/Wzc (product_source=KO:K16692; cath_funfam=3.40.50.300; cog=COG0489,COG3206; ko=KO:K16692; pfam=PF02706,PF13614,PF13807; superfamily=52540; tigrfam=TIGR01007; transmembrane_helix_parts=Outside_1_23,TMhelix_24_46,Inside_47_483,TMhelix_484_503,Outside_504_769); its protein translation is MDSLNNNNETVQEEVSFSEIFFHYLSFWKWFLLSLFICVAVALVYLRYTTKEYVVTSKVLIKDEAKGQTPLDMNAFSDLGLTPNIGIFDNEIEVLGSKSLMREVIDSLGLGVSYYKEGKIKKVELYKKTPVYVTVTNQSASGWFVLDKSETEDGKYTIKDLDSDFSATFSFAEEVLSPWGVLSFAENPFSSTDYPIDVFIHSPLWMPQISISPLNKATTVVNVSTVTPVGEKGVDMINTLVAIYNKKAIDEKTLVARNTIEFITAREEDLFKDLQNAEQGVANYKISSGLTNIEAEASLFLSAQTEYSKQISDLEIQLNVLKQVKSYINDPHNIGNVAPANIGLTDQTILSLMKDYNEQIISKNAATLGLKAGNPVVKEYDDRIALLREEMIKGMNLLERSMQTKLRSLKEQEGIYLAKSLGLSNREKEAGELYRQKETKASLYVYLLQKKEETRLSLVMATPNALVIDAAEVYPVPVKPKSRIVLLAALLIGIIIPIVIVYIKDLFDNKLRNKEQLKKTVKAPFLGDIPQAQANSPFPVLNVRSGIAEKFRVVSSNLSFITPKNKDTANVIMVTSSFSGEGKSFFSRNLAMSLATTGHKALLIDLDMRKSVLNETLEMGQGKGIAMYLSDSSITFKDIVDSERCHKNLDIIPIKVFPPNPAELLVSDRLDSLFEEIKDKYDYIIVDTAPVGLVADAYRIVQYADATIYVTRVNHTYVQQLQDIQSIYKDNKLGHLTTVLNAVPKEGRYGYGYSYGYGSKKDNKYYNED
- a CDS encoding hypothetical protein (product_source=Hypo-rule applied); the encoded protein is MKQVFLNRETNYIKPRNGSFQSMKWIMSMYETKSETA
- a CDS encoding nucleoside-diphosphate kinase (product_source=KO:K00940; cath_funfam=3.30.70.141; cog=COG0105; ko=KO:K00940; pfam=PF00334; smart=SM00562; superfamily=54919) — protein: MERTLVIYKPCTVKRRLLGEIITRFERKGLQLVGMKMVWLTDEILTEHYIHLKDKSFFQRVKDAMRVTPVVVACWEGLDAVAVVRNITGATNGRNAAAGTIRGDYSLSVQENIVHASDSVETAKLELERFFDKSELFDYDSGTILSYYANDEI
- a CDS encoding hypothetical protein (product_source=Hypo-rule applied; cath_funfam=2.70.70.10,3.10.350.10; cleavage_site_network=SignalP-noTM; pfam=PF01476,PF01551; smart=SM00257; superfamily=51261,54106); translation: MAKNIKNTILLIFMLVVSISAQAQTQDDYIAKHKSDTEKKLLSENVTSGFDLVAVDSMMLRMTMKAEAEAKIEELYEELWDTRYVKAYGSVEVPDIFTLDVSGFVMPVEGRVTSNYGMRKRRYHYGTDIKLQRGDTVRAAFDGKVRVRRYERRGYGYYIVLRHNNGLESVYGHFSKFLVEQDQEVKAGDPIGLGGNTGRSSGPHLHLEFRFLGVAFDPADIIDFDQFCMKDDVYVFQKKRSGKYSKNSKAVSGSSVLAQSDSSVKYYTIKSGDNLGAIAKRYRTTVSKLCKLNNIKQTTILKIGRRLRVS
- a CDS encoding hypothetical protein (product_source=Hypo-rule applied; pfam=PF07659), coding for MNTVEQFENVITICRSLFEKKLKDYGASWRIMRPMSITDQIFIKAKRIRSLEIKGFSKIDEGIRPEFIGIINYGIIGLIQLELGFEDSIDINPEESLKLYDKYMTQTKELMYAKNHDYDEAWRGMRISSYTDLILTKIYRTKEIESNEGKTLVSEGVDANYMDMVNYSLFALIKLEYGE
- a CDS encoding putative membrane protein YphA (DoxX/SURF4 family) (product_source=COG2259; cog=COG2259; superfamily=52833; transmembrane_helix_parts=Inside_1_20,TMhelix_21_43,Outside_44_57,TMhelix_58_80,Inside_81_86,TMhelix_87_109,Outside_110_123,TMhelix_124_146,Inside_147_158,TMhelix_159_181,Outside_182_396,TMhelix_397_414,Inside_415_430) codes for the protein MANKLNIPVKIKRIVVELLRVSIGLLFLFSGFVKAVDLWGSAYKFQDYFTAFGLDFFDFLSLPASFFLSAFEFSLGLCLLAGVYRKVTSFIIVLFMGFMTCLTFYLAIANPVSDCGCFGDAFVISNWATFAKNIIILPASILMFAWRKEMRFLFSKKSRSLVSLYSWVFILGVSVCSFLYLPIFDFRPYKIGVNIEEQMSIPEGAEMDEFETYFIYEKNGEKQRFTIDNYPKEGSGWEFVDSETTLIKKGYEPPIYDFSVADADGFDITDNILANEDYTFLLISHKLEKASDSNIDKINEVYDYAKQNGYDFYCLTSSGYPQIEEWKESTGAEYTFCTMDDIALKTIIRSNPGLMLIKGATILNKWSDKDIPEVMFESKLEESIYGQVKESNNRNKIIFLGLILVLPLAVLSFADWNARRMDRKKNTNKL